A portion of the Calothrix sp. 336/3 genome contains these proteins:
- a CDS encoding serine/threonine phosphatase, with product MLICPQCNFENPDIHKFCQNCGAPLSQKVCSACNTHVDLDAKICHNCGAECGSIWRAIVKKEHTEDMQELATPETSFSWLNSAYLDAQQRYQIIDTLPPFTEISPTTQINLRVMDCQPYQVPPLKVMLESQQDDSPSSVVAGEIPDLAKPYILLQKYTSKGIPIIHDAWQQDSVQTVILEERSQWLSLSDLWQTDSTSSLQMISCFYQMTLLWAILEPFACRQSLLELENLRLDEDQAVALQFLYREPESESLTIQALGRVWQRLFRESQRTQFGAILQLLGELEGGKIETIEQLQLRLQAIATEMQTPPEPVNPIMNNRDRDDVTDILPPKVPAASLQPTLPPESMGTENAKDEFPTIVLPMQLASLENAGITDVGKQRHHNEDFFGTDSQIHKIESPSFRSFQGKGLYILCDGMGGHAGGEVASNLAVNTLREYFQNHWQGDELPSKEIISAGIYQANQAIYNLNQQESRSGVGRMGTTLVMLLIQNTQAAVAHVGDSRLYCLTRKQGLEQLTVDHEVGQREIARGIPPEAAYSRPDAYQLTQAIGPRDDNFIFPDIQFLEIAEDSLFILASDGLSDNDLLESNWHSHLLPLLSSGTNLETGARDLIDLANDYNGHDNITVVLIRAKVRPNMDSKNITEA from the coding sequence ATGCTGATTTGCCCTCAGTGCAATTTTGAGAACCCGGATATTCACAAGTTTTGTCAAAACTGTGGCGCACCCTTGAGCCAAAAAGTTTGTTCTGCCTGTAATACCCATGTCGATTTAGACGCAAAGATTTGTCATAATTGCGGGGCAGAATGCGGCTCAATTTGGCGGGCGATAGTTAAGAAAGAACATACTGAAGATATGCAGGAGTTAGCAACACCTGAAACATCTTTTTCTTGGCTGAATAGTGCTTATCTTGATGCACAGCAGCGTTACCAAATTATTGATACCTTGCCGCCATTCACAGAAATTAGCCCCACAACTCAAATCAATTTACGGGTGATGGACTGTCAACCCTATCAAGTGCCTCCTTTGAAGGTGATGCTGGAAAGTCAACAAGATGATTCTCCATCTTCTGTGGTGGCAGGGGAAATTCCAGACTTGGCGAAACCCTATATTCTGTTACAAAAATATACAAGTAAGGGAATCCCAATTATTCATGATGCTTGGCAGCAAGACAGTGTTCAGACAGTAATTCTGGAAGAGCGTTCCCAATGGCTATCTTTGTCGGACTTGTGGCAGACAGATTCCACAAGCTCTTTGCAGATGATAAGTTGCTTTTACCAGATGACTTTACTGTGGGCGATACTGGAGCCTTTTGCTTGTCGCCAGAGTTTACTAGAGTTGGAAAATTTGCGTTTAGATGAAGATCAGGCTGTGGCTTTACAGTTTTTGTATCGAGAGCCAGAGTCAGAATCTTTGACAATTCAAGCTTTAGGACGTGTTTGGCAGAGGTTATTTCGAGAATCTCAGCGTACCCAATTTGGAGCAATTTTGCAATTATTAGGAGAATTAGAAGGTGGGAAAATTGAGACTATAGAGCAGCTACAATTACGATTGCAGGCGATCGCCACAGAAATGCAAACTCCACCGGAGCCTGTAAATCCCATCATGAATAATCGCGATCGTGATGATGTTACTGACATCTTACCGCCCAAGGTTCCTGCTGCTAGTCTCCAACCTACACTTCCTCCTGAATCTATGGGTACAGAAAATGCCAAAGACGAATTTCCCACCATTGTCTTACCCATGCAGTTAGCCAGCTTAGAAAATGCTGGTATCACCGATGTGGGCAAACAACGTCACCATAACGAAGACTTTTTTGGTACAGATTCGCAAATTCATAAAATTGAATCGCCAAGTTTTCGTTCTTTCCAAGGAAAAGGACTATATATCCTCTGTGATGGTATGGGGGGACACGCTGGCGGTGAAGTGGCTAGTAACCTAGCTGTGAATACCCTGCGCGAGTACTTCCAAAATCACTGGCAAGGGGATGAACTACCCTCCAAAGAGATTATTAGTGCAGGTATTTACCAAGCCAACCAAGCTATCTATAACCTCAATCAACAGGAATCCCGTTCAGGGGTAGGACGTATGGGCACTACCCTTGTTATGCTGTTAATTCAGAATACCCAGGCAGCTGTGGCACACGTAGGTGATAGCCGTCTTTATTGTCTGACTCGGAAACAAGGATTAGAACAACTAACTGTAGATCATGAGGTGGGGCAACGAGAAATTGCTCGCGGCATACCCCCAGAAGCTGCCTATTCTCGTCCCGATGCTTACCAGTTAACTCAAGCTATTGGTCCCAGAGATGATAATTTTATCTTTCCAGATATCCAATTCCTGGAAATAGCTGAGGATTCTTTATTTATTCTGGCTTCTGATGGTCTATCAGATAATGATTTACTGGAGAGTAATTGGCATTCCCATTTACTACCCTTACTCAGTTCTGGTACTAATCTGGAAACTGGTGCTAGAGACTTAATTGATCTGGCAAACGATTACAATGGTCATGACAACATCACTGTTGTACTTATCCGGGCAAAGGTGCGTCCAAATATGGATAGCAAAAACATCACCGAAGCCTAA
- a CDS encoding protein kinase, producing the protein MITLTLLEPQKKTPLKQWSFETESVIRIGRSADNDIVLTDTLVSRNHLEIRQVNPAHHGGSWQAISRGTNGTFLNGVLIVQGLIPDNSLLQLARGGPILQFQITYAANNPSAPTLAQSCTHEGNSPENLFCIHCGQPINVIYTIRGYQVLRILGQGGMGTTYLAWDDLGKISGYPQLFVLKQMNTDMAKIAKARELFEREANTLKSLNCPGIPKYYDFFVEGGKKYLAMELVHGQDLEKLVVLKNPVSQPQAIAWMIQTCNILDYLHSQKPPLIHRDIKPANLMVRHADNQVVVLDFGAVKEIGTPPGTRIGAEGYCAPEQERGQPLTQSDLYAIGPTLIFLLTGENPFKFYRQKGRTFRFDVANVSVISPKLKAVIEKVTEPVPYERYQTAEELALALAACES; encoded by the coding sequence GTGATTACTCTCACCCTGCTAGAACCACAGAAAAAAACACCTCTCAAACAATGGAGTTTTGAGACGGAGTCGGTGATTCGGATTGGTCGTTCCGCCGATAATGATATTGTTTTAACGGATACCCTAGTCTCTCGTAATCATCTAGAGATTAGACAAGTGAACCCTGCTCACCATGGTGGTTCTTGGCAGGCAATTAGTCGGGGCACAAATGGTACTTTTTTAAACGGTGTATTGATAGTTCAAGGGTTAATTCCCGATAATTCTCTGTTGCAACTAGCTCGCGGTGGTCCAATTTTGCAGTTTCAGATTACCTATGCTGCCAATAATCCATCTGCACCAACCCTTGCACAAAGTTGTACCCATGAAGGTAACTCCCCTGAGAATCTATTTTGCATTCATTGTGGTCAACCTATAAACGTTATCTATACTATTCGTGGTTATCAAGTACTACGCATTCTCGGACAGGGGGGAATGGGTACTACCTATTTAGCTTGGGATGATTTAGGGAAAATTTCTGGATATCCCCAATTATTTGTCCTCAAGCAAATGAATACAGATATGGCGAAGATTGCCAAGGCTAGGGAGTTATTTGAGCGAGAGGCAAACACTCTCAAATCTCTCAATTGTCCTGGCATTCCTAAGTATTATGATTTTTTTGTGGAGGGTGGAAAAAAATATCTGGCGATGGAATTAGTCCATGGACAGGATTTAGAAAAGTTAGTTGTTCTGAAAAATCCTGTGTCTCAACCTCAAGCGATCGCCTGGATGATTCAAACTTGCAATATTCTAGATTACCTGCATAGTCAGAAGCCACCCTTGATTCACCGTGACATTAAGCCTGCTAACCTGATGGTACGCCACGCAGATAATCAGGTTGTAGTGTTGGACTTTGGGGCAGTCAAGGAAATTGGTACTCCCCCAGGTACTCGAATTGGCGCAGAAGGGTATTGTGCCCCGGAACAAGAACGGGGACAACCCTTAACCCAATCTGATTTATACGCGATCGGACCAACATTAATCTTTTTGCTGACGGGCGAAAACCCGTTTAAGTTTTATCGCCAAAAAGGACGTACCTTTCGCTTTGATGTGGCAAACGTTTCGGTCATTTCACCAAAACTCAAGGCAGTCATCGAAAAAGTCACAGAGCCTGTACCCTATGAACGCTATCAAACAGCCGAAGAACTAGCGCTAGCCTTAGCAGCGTGCGAAAGCTAG
- a CDS encoding polyribonucleotide nucleotidyltransferase, which yields MGEFEKSISFDGRDIRLKVGLLAPQAGGSVLIQSGDTAVLVTATRSQAREGIDFLPLTVDYEERLYAAGRIPGGILRREGRPPEKATLTSRLIDRPLRPLFPSWLRDDLQVIALTMSMDEQVPPDVLAVTGASIATLLAKIPFNGPMAAVRVGLVGDDFIINPTYAEIEAGDLDLVVAGSPDGVIMVEAGANQLPERDIIEAIEFGYEAVQDLIQAQLDLVAELGIELVKEEPPEVDLTLENFIRDRATSEIKQILAQFDLDKTARDSALDVVKDTIATAIADLPEDDAIRVAATANAKALGNTFKDITKKLMRRQIVEDNVRVDGRKLDQVRPVSCQVSLLPQRVHGSGLFNRGLTQVLSICTLGTPGDAQNLPDDLQADQGKRYLHHYNFPPFSVGETKPLRAPGRREIGHGALAERAMLPVLPPKDKFPYVIRVVSEVLSSNGSTSMGSVCGSTLALMDAGVPIAKPVSGAAMGLIKEGEEIRVLTDIQGIEDFLGDMDFKVAGTDSGITALQMDMKISGLSLDVIAQAIHQAKEARLHILEKMLQAIDEPRTEMSPYAPRLLSIKIDSDMIGLVIGPGGKTIKGITEETGAKIDIEDDGTVTISAVDENKAKKAKNIIQGMTRKLNEGDVYVGRVTRIIPIGAFVEFLPGKEGMIHISQLADYRVGKVEDEVSVGDEVIVKVREIDNKGRINLTRLGIHPDQAAAAREAATK from the coding sequence ATGGGAGAATTTGAAAAGTCAATATCCTTTGACGGACGGGATATTCGACTGAAGGTTGGTCTATTAGCTCCCCAGGCTGGTGGATCGGTGTTGATACAATCTGGGGATACAGCAGTTTTAGTCACAGCTACGCGATCGCAAGCCAGAGAAGGCATAGATTTTCTCCCCTTGACTGTAGATTATGAAGAAAGGCTATATGCTGCGGGGAGAATCCCAGGAGGAATACTACGACGGGAAGGTCGTCCGCCAGAGAAGGCAACCCTGACAAGTCGTTTAATTGACCGTCCATTGCGTCCGTTATTCCCATCATGGTTACGGGACGATCTGCAAGTGATTGCCCTAACTATGTCCATGGATGAGCAAGTACCCCCCGATGTGTTAGCTGTTACAGGGGCTTCCATTGCGACTTTACTAGCAAAAATTCCTTTTAATGGTCCGATGGCGGCGGTACGTGTGGGACTAGTGGGAGATGATTTCATTATCAACCCCACCTATGCCGAAATTGAAGCGGGAGATTTGGACTTGGTGGTTGCTGGTTCCCCTGATGGGGTAATCATGGTGGAAGCTGGAGCCAACCAACTGCCAGAAAGGGATATCATCGAGGCAATTGAATTTGGCTATGAAGCTGTCCAGGATTTAATTCAAGCACAGCTAGATTTAGTTGCGGAATTAGGGATAGAACTTGTCAAAGAAGAACCACCAGAGGTGGATTTGACTCTGGAAAACTTTATCCGCGATCGCGCCACTTCCGAAATCAAACAAATTCTGGCACAGTTTGACCTGGATAAAACCGCACGGGACAGCGCCCTCGACGTAGTTAAAGATACAATTGCCACAGCGATCGCCGACCTGCCAGAAGATGACGCCATCCGAGTTGCTGCCACCGCTAACGCTAAAGCCCTCGGTAACACCTTCAAGGACATTACCAAGAAACTGATGCGTCGCCAAATTGTTGAAGATAATGTGCGCGTAGATGGTCGCAAACTGGATCAAGTCCGTCCCGTTTCCTGCCAAGTCAGTCTCTTGCCTCAACGTGTCCATGGTAGTGGTCTGTTCAATCGTGGATTGACTCAAGTACTGTCCATCTGTACCTTAGGAACCCCCGGTGATGCCCAAAACCTGCCCGACGATCTGCAAGCCGATCAGGGAAAACGTTATCTGCATCATTACAACTTCCCTCCCTTCTCCGTCGGTGAAACTAAACCCCTACGCGCCCCAGGACGACGGGAAATTGGTCACGGTGCCCTTGCGGAACGGGCAATGTTACCCGTACTACCACCAAAGGATAAATTTCCCTACGTAATTCGCGTTGTATCGGAAGTTTTATCTTCTAATGGTTCTACCTCCATGGGTTCCGTTTGTGGTTCTACCCTTGCCCTCATGGATGCAGGTGTACCAATTGCTAAACCCGTGAGCGGAGCAGCAATGGGTCTAATTAAAGAAGGCGAAGAAATCCGTGTTTTAACCGATATTCAAGGTATCGAAGATTTCTTGGGTGATATGGACTTTAAGGTAGCGGGTACTGATAGCGGTATCACTGCCTTGCAAATGGATATGAAAATTTCCGGGTTATCCCTAGATGTCATTGCCCAGGCAATTCATCAGGCAAAAGAAGCACGGCTACATATTCTGGAGAAAATGCTCCAGGCGATCGATGAACCGCGTACGGAAATGTCTCCCTATGCGCCACGACTCCTGAGTATCAAAATTGACTCAGACATGATTGGTTTAGTCATCGGACCTGGTGGTAAAACTATCAAAGGCATTACCGAAGAAACTGGTGCCAAAATCGACATTGAAGATGACGGTACTGTGACTATCTCCGCCGTCGATGAGAACAAGGCGAAGAAAGCCAAAAATATCATCCAAGGCATGACTCGCAAACTGAATGAAGGTGATGTTTACGTAGGTCGTGTGACGCGAATTATACCGATTGGTGCATTTGTGGAATTCTTGCCCGGTAAAGAGGGGATGATTCACATTTCCCAACTGGCTGATTATCGTGTCGGCAAGGTTGAGGATGAAGTTTCTGTGGGCGATGAAGTGATTGTCAAAGTCCGGGAGATTGACAACAAGGGAAGAATTAACCTAACTCGTTTAGGTATCCATCCTGATCAAGCTGCCGCCGCCAGAGAAGCTGCAACGAAGTAA
- a CDS encoding DUF4327 family protein — MTQQVLHPMVKLQRNVQSLVESQIIKPTDSIWKIALLFGNDWQHWKQELLDFGFSMQDPVSDLLDVEAWDEE, encoded by the coding sequence ATGACTCAGCAAGTACTTCACCCAATGGTGAAATTGCAACGTAATGTGCAATCGCTTGTAGAATCGCAGATTATTAAGCCTACCGATAGCATTTGGAAGATTGCACTGTTATTTGGTAACGACTGGCAGCACTGGAAACAGGAACTGTTAGACTTCGGCTTTAGTATGCAAGATCCCGTCAGCGACTTGTTAGATGTAGAAGCTTGGGATGAAGAATAG
- a CDS encoding ATP-binding protein: protein MTIFSIYHSWQQQTNRFKSIKAWYKKHQDILHVWVAIALLIFIGYLCYEPANLSVNINIFAYFLLALAVTLLSFSLRNVTQFKLQQTQHRLKSQNQVLLTLARNTTIVEGNLNLALEKITETAAHTLKVERVSIWLYDEECTKIRCLNLFEKSPKRHSQGVEIFASDFPAYFQALKTERTIAADDAYTDPRTSEFGIAYLPAVGVTSMLDAPIWLRGEMIGVVCHEYTDGIRHWNLEEQNFGGCIADLVTLAMEAHQRQQAQQELSRAKEELEIRVQQRTQALDEINQRLLLEIQERSAAQKTQEYLYIQAQTALEIAEARSQELQQALHQLQQTQAQLVQSEKMSSLGQLVAGIAHEINNPINFISGNLDHAENYIQDLVEILRLYEESYSQPSEVIIARSQDIDLDFIIDDLPQLLSSMKAGAQRIRDIVLSLRNFSRLDEAEMKTVCLHEGIDSTLLILQHRLKTGDCDDGVDISNFGNKSQMFASKDCPAIKIIKEYSQLPPVECYPGKLNQVFMNIISNAIDAFHLAKEDEINFQPEIRIRTEFIPPSHVRIRISDNAGGMNEEVKAKIFNPFFTTKPVGDGTGLGLSISYQIIVENHQGNLTCSSQLGKGSEFSLEIPINQTWEKVENQQPTEKYI, encoded by the coding sequence ATGACAATATTCAGTATTTATCATTCCTGGCAACAGCAAACTAATCGCTTCAAAAGCATAAAAGCTTGGTATAAAAAGCATCAAGATATTCTACATGTATGGGTAGCGATCGCCTTACTGATATTTATTGGGTATCTTTGCTACGAACCAGCAAATCTCAGTGTTAATATCAACATTTTCGCCTATTTCCTACTAGCCCTAGCTGTAACATTGCTAAGTTTTTCCCTACGCAACGTCACACAGTTCAAGCTTCAGCAAACTCAACATCGCCTAAAATCTCAAAATCAGGTGCTGCTCACCCTGGCAAGAAACACCACCATCGTTGAGGGAAATCTCAATCTAGCTTTAGAAAAAATTACGGAAACTGCTGCCCATACCCTAAAAGTTGAGCGCGTCAGTATTTGGCTCTATGACGAAGAATGCACCAAGATTAGATGCTTAAATCTATTTGAAAAAAGTCCTAAGCGCCATTCTCAAGGAGTCGAAATTTTTGCCAGTGACTTTCCTGCATATTTCCAAGCTTTAAAAACAGAACGGACAATTGCTGCGGATGATGCTTACACCGATCCACGTACTAGTGAATTTGGCATAGCTTATTTGCCAGCAGTTGGTGTCACCTCCATGCTAGATGCACCAATTTGGCTACGGGGAGAAATGATTGGTGTGGTTTGCCATGAATACACCGATGGAATCCGTCACTGGAACCTGGAAGAGCAAAATTTTGGCGGTTGTATTGCGGATTTAGTCACCCTCGCAATGGAAGCACATCAACGACAACAAGCTCAACAGGAACTCTCCAGAGCCAAAGAGGAGCTAGAAATTAGGGTTCAACAACGTACCCAAGCTTTAGATGAAATCAATCAAAGATTATTATTAGAAATTCAAGAACGCTCTGCGGCTCAAAAAACTCAGGAATATCTCTACATTCAAGCTCAAACGGCACTCGAAATCGCAGAAGCACGCAGTCAAGAATTACAACAAGCTTTGCATCAATTGCAGCAAACCCAAGCTCAACTGGTACAAAGTGAAAAAATGTCATCCCTGGGGCAGTTAGTTGCAGGGATTGCCCACGAAATTAATAATCCGATTAATTTTATCTCTGGCAACCTCGACCATGCGGAAAATTATATTCAGGATTTAGTAGAAATATTGCGTCTCTATGAAGAATCTTATTCCCAACCATCGGAAGTAATTATCGCGCGATCGCAAGATATTGACTTAGATTTCATCATTGATGACTTACCTCAGTTACTCTCATCGATGAAAGCCGGAGCGCAGCGTATTCGTGATATAGTTTTGTCTCTGCGCAACTTTTCCCGTCTTGATGAGGCAGAAATGAAAACTGTTTGTCTCCATGAAGGGATTGATAGTACCTTACTCATTCTGCAACATCGTCTGAAAACAGGGGACTGTGATGATGGGGTTGATATTTCTAATTTTGGCAATAAATCCCAGATGTTCGCTTCCAAAGATTGCCCAGCCATTAAAATTATCAAAGAATATAGCCAGTTGCCCCCTGTTGAATGCTATCCGGGGAAACTCAACCAGGTATTCATGAATATTATTAGTAATGCCATTGATGCATTCCATCTAGCAAAGGAAGATGAAATAAATTTCCAACCAGAAATTCGTATTCGTACGGAATTTATTCCACCCAGTCATGTGCGTATTCGGATTAGTGATAATGCTGGTGGGATGAATGAAGAGGTAAAAGCTAAAATATTTAATCCATTTTTTACAACTAAACCTGTTGGTGATGGTACTGGTTTAGGTTTGTCTATTAGCTATCAAATTATTGTGGAAAATCATCAAGGAAATTTGACTTGTAGCTCACAATTGGGCAAGGGTAGTGAATTTTCCTTAGAAATACCGATAAATCAAACCTGGGAAAAAGTTGAAAATCAACAACCCACAGAGAAATATATTTGA
- a CDS encoding M48 family metallopeptidase — protein sequence MTTSNEDYLAARRHKTERRRKIVTFVSILSFSGSTVFALLPMLQEAVTTSVTSEQEVVKPESESQNLALQRQLRSFEVVLKQEPNNQVALEGLAKVQIQQGNIHKAIAPLEKLVLLYPQRQDYKTALENLKKQVNKQPQQK from the coding sequence ATGACTACATCTAATGAAGATTATCTTGCTGCACGTCGTCATAAAACTGAGCGACGGCGAAAAATTGTGACATTTGTATCTATTTTATCTTTTTCTGGTTCAACTGTATTTGCCTTGCTACCTATGTTGCAAGAAGCTGTCACAACCTCTGTTACTTCAGAGCAAGAAGTTGTAAAACCTGAATCAGAATCCCAAAACTTAGCTTTGCAACGGCAGCTACGTAGTTTTGAGGTGGTTTTGAAGCAAGAACCGAATAACCAGGTAGCGCTAGAAGGTTTGGCAAAAGTACAGATTCAGCAGGGGAATATCCATAAAGCGATCGCCCCTTTGGAAAAATTAGTACTTTTGTATCCTCAGAGACAGGACTATAAAACTGCTCTAGAAAATTTGAAAAAACAGGTAAACAAGCAACCGCAGCAGAAGTAA
- a CDS encoding UDP-galactopyranose mutase yields the protein MQIDYLIVGSGLTGATIARILFDAGKKVLVVDRRSHLGGNVHDHHHPSGIRIHTYGPHYFRTSSEAIWKFVNQFSAFENFEAILKSYVDGCYENWPIAGSYIRQKIGENWQPEFSHIPSNFEEASLAIMPRLIYEKFVKEYTEKQWGISAHKLSANLAKRFDVHHNDDPRLKQNKYQGIPRDGYAQFMSNLLKGIPVILNFDYLQQRELIEVKRKLVFTGAIDEYFNFDMGRLVYRGQQRETRYIKNVDYALPAGQINYPSFANGGQIRTLEWKHMMPKKYAKKIQGTVLTTETPYTPKNPDHYEYPFPDEINAQLYSKYQERANQISNLLICGRLGEYKYYDMDQAIARAMVLAKRLMENEGMERFPVQLELIA from the coding sequence ATGCAAATAGATTATTTAATTGTTGGTTCTGGATTGACTGGAGCAACGATCGCGCGCATTCTGTTTGATGCTGGTAAAAAAGTTTTGGTGGTTGATCGACGTTCCCATTTAGGTGGTAATGTCCATGACCATCATCATCCTAGTGGTATTCGCATTCATACCTATGGACCCCATTATTTTCGCACATCTTCAGAAGCTATCTGGAAATTTGTGAATCAGTTTTCTGCTTTTGAAAACTTTGAGGCGATTTTAAAATCCTATGTTGACGGTTGTTATGAAAATTGGCCCATTGCGGGGAGTTATATTCGGCAAAAGATAGGAGAGAATTGGCAACCAGAATTTTCCCATATTCCTAGTAATTTTGAAGAAGCGTCTCTGGCAATCATGCCACGCTTGATTTATGAGAAATTTGTCAAAGAGTATACGGAAAAACAATGGGGAATCTCTGCTCATAAACTATCAGCTAACTTAGCGAAAAGATTTGATGTTCATCATAATGATGACCCTAGATTGAAACAGAATAAGTATCAAGGAATTCCCAGGGATGGTTATGCTCAATTTATGAGTAACTTGCTCAAGGGAATCCCGGTAATTTTGAATTTTGACTATCTACAACAGCGCGAGTTGATTGAAGTCAAAAGAAAATTAGTATTTACCGGAGCAATTGACGAGTATTTTAACTTCGATATGGGACGTTTAGTTTATCGGGGACAACAGCGAGAAACAAGATATATCAAAAATGTGGATTATGCACTACCCGCAGGACAAATTAATTATCCCAGTTTTGCCAATGGAGGGCAGATTAGAACTTTGGAATGGAAGCATATGATGCCAAAAAAATATGCAAAAAAAATCCAAGGTACTGTCTTAACTACCGAAACTCCCTACACTCCCAAAAATCCTGATCATTATGAATATCCTTTCCCCGATGAAATAAATGCTCAGTTATATTCTAAATATCAAGAACGAGCTAACCAAATTTCTAATCTACTTATTTGTGGCAGATTAGGTGAATACAAATACTACGATATGGATCAGGCGATCGCCAGAGCAATGGTTTTAGCAAAACGTCTGATGGAGAATGAGGGAATGGAAAGATTCCCTGTTCAATTGGAATTGATTGCTTAG